The DNA region CCAGCAGCACCGCTTCCGGGGTGGCCGGGAACCGCAGTTCCGCGGCGGGATTAACGGCCCAGACAGCGAACTGAATGGCGAACCAGACGGCCAGGCCATAGATGTAAGGCGGCTCGCCGGTGGCCTTGCTGCCGAAAACGCTGGAGTATTCAGCGCCGGCAGGAACGACCTCCAATTCCAGCAGTTGGGGGATTTCACGCACCGTGGGGATCTTGTAAGTGGAGGGATTCACGGCCAGATATCGGCCCCTGTCGTCCAGCGGAAGTTCCTCGATCGTGCACCAGCCGGCGCTCTGAACAAAGGCGCCGATGATCTGGCCGCGGTCGATGGGCTCGCTGAGGCTGTTGCCGTTTTCGTGCACGATGAAGGTTTGCAGCACCTGGTGTTCGCCGCTGAGCAGGTTGATCTCGGCCTGGACCAGAGCGCAGCCGCAAACGTAGTAGTGAAAAGGATTGCCCTGGCCCCGCTCGCGGTCGAAGTGCAGGCCGGGAGTTTTGTAATAGCCGTAGGCGGCCAACGGCACGCGGGCATTGTAGGCTTCGCGCACAAGTTCGGCAAAAACCAGCCGCTGGTCCGGATCGGACTCACACCAGACCTGCCCTTCCTCAAAACGGATCTCGCCCACGCCGCAGTCCACGCCCCGCAGGCCCAGCAACTCGCGAACCACGGGGATGAGTTGGTCACGCACTTTTTCCGCGGCGATGCGGGCGGCGTTGCCGTTGAGGTCACTGCCGGTGGAAGCCGCTGTGGGAGAGGCATTTCCCACTCTCTGACTGTTGTTGCTTTCCACCCGGATCCGCTCCAACGGCAGGCCCAGAACCCGGCTGACCACCAACGCGCATTTGGTGCTGACCTCCTGGCCCATTTCCACCCCGCCGGTGGTGAGTGACGCGCTGCCGTCGATATAGACCCAGAGCAGCGCCGAGGCCTGGTTCAGCAAAGCCGTGGTGAAGGAAATGCCGAACTTGACCGGAACTATTCCCAGGCCCTGTTTGTGAAACTCGTGGCTGGCGTTGAAAGCCCGCACCTCTTCTTTCAGCTTGTCATAAGAGCTGTTCCGGCGCAATTTGTCCAGCAGTTCGCTCAGGTTGCTGTCGCGCACCGGCTGTCCATAGGGCGTGAGGTCGCCGGAGCGATAGGCGTTGGCCTGACGCAGTTCCAGCGGGTCGAGGCCCAGTTGGCGGGCGATGCGCTCCAGGATCGCTTCGATCACAAAGACCCCCTGGGGCGCCCCAAAACCCCTGAAAGCCGTATTGGGAGGAAGATTGGTGCGGCAGGCCCGGCCCCGGAAGCGGGCGTTTGGGATGTGGTAGGCATTGTCGGCATGAAAGAGGGCGCGCTCCAGAATGGCCACGGAAAGATCGGCATAGGCGCCGCCGTTGGAAAGCAGCTCCACGTCCAGGGCGCTGATCCTGCCCGTGGCGTCAAAGCCCACTTTCCATCTGCTTTTGAAGGGGTGCCGCTTGCCGGTGGAGCGCATGTCTTCCTCCCGGGTCAGCAGCACCTGGACCGGTCTCTTGGTAAGGAAAGCGCCCAATCCGGCCAGGCAGGCCCAGAGGGTCGCGGCGCGTTCCTTGCCGCCGAAAGCGCCGCCCAGGCGGGGCACGTCAACGATGATGTGGTGCGCCGGGATCCCCAGCACGTGGGCCAGCACTTCCTGCACCTCCATGGTGCTTTGGGTGGCAGTGAACAGCGTGAGGGTGTGCCCTTCGCCGGGAATGGCGCGGCAGCGCTGGCTTTCCAGGTAAAAATGCTCCTGCGCGCTGGATCCCGTGATCCCCTCCAGGGTGAAAGTCGCTTCGGACAAAGCTTTGGCCACATCGCCACACTCGATCTTGCGCTCCGGGATATACCACTCTTTCTTCGCGTCAGCCGCGTCGATCTCCAGAAGGGGCGGCAATTCCTCATATTCCAGCCGGATCAGCTTCGCGGCGTCCTCGGCCAGGGTTGCATCGGCGGAGAGCACCATCGCCAGCGGCTGGCCCAGATACATGATCCTCTCCTCCGGAAACAGCGGTTCATCCTTGATCACATGACCGATCTGGTTGGCGCCGGGGATGTCCGCGGAGGTTACAACCCTTTCCACTCCGGGGATCGAGGCCGCTTCGGAGACATCCAGTTTCAGGATCTTCGCGTGGGCGACAGGCGAGTAGAAAAACTTCGCGTGCAGCATGCCCGGCAGGGGCGCTTCGTCCGCGATGAAGCGAGAACTTCCGGTCAGATGCAGTTTTCCGCTGATGTGGAAAGGCTGTTTTTTCATCCCCGCCTCCCGTCCAGAAATTCCGTCAGATAGGCTAAAACGTGGTTCCTGAGAAGTTTGGAGCGGTACTCCCGGGAACCCCGGACGTCCGTGAGCGGCTCAAACTCCGCCGCCACATAATCCGCGATCTCCGCCGCGTGCAGACCCTGCAACTCCATGTTGTGCATGGCTTTCAGGAATTTTATGGAAAGCTTGGGCACCGCGGCCACACCGCCCGCGGCCAGGCGCGCGTTCACCACTTTTTCGTCCCTGGTTTCGATCAACACCGCCGTAACCACCGAGGAAATGTCCACCGCCTTGCGTTTGGCAGCTTTCAAGGCCCTGACAAAAACGTCACGCCGCGGCACCGGGATCAGCACGGCCTTCAGGATCTCGCCCCTGCGCAGAGCGGTTTGCCGGTAGTCCAGATAGAATTCGCTGAGCGGGATCTTCCTTTCCCCGGCCGCGGACCACAGCTCCAAACTGGCATCCAGCGCCAGCATCAGCGGCAGGGTGTCCCCGATCGGCGAGGCGTTGGCAATATTGCCCGCCAGGGTGGCGAAATTGCGGATCTGGGTTGAGGCGATGTGTTTCACAAGTTCATGCAAAACGGGCAGATCGGTCTTTACGATGCCGGATTGCAGCAGCATGGAATAGGTCACATTGGCCCCGATCCGGACCCCCTGGCGGGTGAAGCAAATGAAGTCCAGGCCGCCGATGGCGCTGAGGTCGATCAACAGGGGAAAGCTTTTGCGCTGCACGTTCATCTGCACCATGATGTCGGTTCCGCCGGTGATGAAAGTGAAATCCTTCCGCTCCTCCGTGATGGCGGCCAATTCTTCCAGGCTCCGGGGCAGCAGATAGTTTTGGCAATGGCGCAGAGGCCCGCCGCGCTGTTCACAAGCTTCCATCACAGCCTTAAAAGCGAAGATCTCGGGTTCCACGGCGCGGCACCAAGACGGCACGATCTGCTCCGGCGCATGGTTTTGGCTCAGGTCCCGCGCGGCTTCCAGAATGCTCTCGTAACCCGTGCAGCGGCAGAGGTTTCCCTCCAGCGCGAAGAGGATCTCCTCCTCGGTTGGGTGTGCGTGCGTGGCCAGCAGCGCGAACAGGCTCATCACAAAGCCTGGAGTGCAGTAGCCGCACTGGGTGCCGTGATGTTCCAGCAGTGCCTGCTGGATGGGATGCAGAGCTTCCGGCGTGCCCAGGCCCTCCACGGTGATCAGATGCTTGCCGTGCAGCTTGGCGGCATTGTAAAGGCAGGAGGTGACCGCCTCGTAAAAGATCTTGCCCTCCCGCGCGCTGGCCACCACCACGGTGCAGGCGCCGCAGTCGCCTTCGTTGCAGCTGCACTTGGTGCCGTGAAGTTGCAGCGTGTGGTGCAAGAAATCCATCGTGGTCTGGGCGGGCGCGATCTCCGCGAGCATGGGTTTGCCGTTCAGCCAGAAGCTGACGCGGTTGTGGCTGTAAGCGCGGCCGGAGGCGTCACGCAGTGTATCAACTGAGTTATCTTTCATGGTCTGACCTGCTTGAAAATTGGGTTTCTTACCCCATGTGAAGCCCAGCCATATTTGTCCAGCATTTTTTACGCCCGGAAAAAGTCCGGATCGTTCGCCGGTTTTAGGTTGACACAAATCCCCCGGTCGCGATAGTCTGTTTCCGGGTTGAGATTTTTCCAACACTTGGCCCGCTCTGTTCGTTGGTTAAGCAGAAGAAACACCAGGAGCAAACCATGATCGATCTTGACGCCTTTGTCCGCACGCACGAAAGATCGCTGCTGAACTTCGCTTTGCAGCTCTCGCGCAACGAGGACGACGCCTACGATCTGCTCCAGGACACCTGGCTCAAATGCCTGACCTTTCAACAGCTGCTGTCCGATCTCAGCGAGCAGAAACAGCGCAGCTGGCTTTTCACGGTGTTGAAAAACCGCTGGCTGGACATCTGCCGCCATCGCAAGCTGGAACGCCTTTCCACCCCTCCAACCGAGGCCGCGGCGCCTTCCGCCCTGCCTCAGTACCAGCTGGAGCATCTGCTGGATAAGCTGCCTCCCCTGGAACGGGATCTGGTTTACCAGAAATACTGGCTGGGTTGCAACAGCCGCCAGATCGCCCGGGACAAGGGGATCCCGGAAGGGACGGTGCGCTGGCGCCTGAAGCTGGGATTGGACAAACTGAGAACTTTGATCGAACAGAGAGATAAGGAGGAAAAATGTCTACTCTGATGCGCAACATCGGCATCCTGGATGCCCGCAAAGCCACTGTGGAACAGATCGCCGCCATCGGCAAAATGGTCAATATCGGCTGCATCGTCGTCAACCCCGCCTCCAAGGCGGAACTGATGAAGGTCAGCCTGCTCAACGTGGGCAAGATGTTGGAACTGGATGATGACTACCGGCTGCACACCGGGCCGCTGGAAATCACCCGCGGCATGCTGGAGGAAGCAACTTCACCCCTGAAATACTGCATCACCGGGCCCCTGAGCCTGGATTGCGACCTCACCCCGGAATTGCTGCAGGCCAAGCTGGCCGGGCTCTGCCTGATCGGGCCGGCCTCGGTTCCGGAACACCTGCACGGTGTCTTCATGTCCATCGCCAAAGACATCATCGGCCCCGTTTCCACCATTCCCTGCGACGGCACCAAGGTGTTGGGCCGGGTGGGCAGGATAAACATCACCAACGCCTGGCTGGAAGCGCTGGAAGATGGCACCAAAATGAGCCTGGCGGGAAAGCTGACCCTGGCCGAGGACCTGGATCCGGAGCTCTTTGCCCGCAAGATCAGCAGCCTCAAGGTGATGGGCGGCGCAACCTGCACCCTCAGCCAGGAAGAGATGCTGCGCAAGGTGCTCGAAACAGGAGAACAAACCCGCGTGCGCGTGATCCGCTCCGATTATCACTACGTTCCGGGCGGCACCCGCCTGGACGCTTTCACCGTGATGACCGTGAACAAAAACACTATCTCCTGCCCCGGTTTGCTGATCCTGGACGAGGAACTCACCGATGACATCATCCGGGAAAAGGACCTGCGCTTCGAGGCCGGGACCCTCTACTTTCCCAAAACCGTGATGCGGGAAATGTCGGCCCGCATCTCTTCCGGCAGTCACGGCATTCCTTACGAACCGGGCAAACTGACCCTCGTGACCTCGGAACAGATCATCACCCCGGCCCGCCTGGAATCCCTGCCCGAAGGCACACTGCTGCTGGTGAACGGGGTGCTCAAGTTCGACGAGGGCGTGAGCCTGGAAACCGCAGCAGCGAAGATCGCCATCCTGGACAACTACGGCGAGATCACCGCCAGCCGCGACCTGGCCAGCATCCTGCAGGGTAAACTGCGCCGGGATGAAGGCTCCATCACCTCAAATGAGGAAGCCGGCGCCACCGCCGATGCCGCCTACGACACCGTGATCGAAAACGTGGCCACCTACACCTTCTGATTAGCGGCCCCGGCATCATAACCGCTTCAGGACCCCGCCCCAGGCGGGGTCCTTTGTTTTGCCGTTCAGCGCAAAATAATCCCAACACTTTCCCAGTTCCGCGCGTTAGAGATATGTAAAGACACTTTCAAGGAGATGATAGATGAACAACGCCGCCTACAACGCCACGATCTTTCAACCGCGCCACCTCGGCGAGGAATTTCCCCGCCCGCCAATGCCAACCTTTGGCAACCCGGGACCCCAGGCCCCACAAAAAAAGGAGTCCGCCATGTGCATCCTGAAAATCTGGCGTGAGCACCGCGAGCAGCTGATCAAGCAGCGCCTGCGCCTGCTCTGACGCCTCCCCCACCCCCGCGCGGACCAAAGCACCTGAAGCCTCCCTTCGGCTCTTTGGTCCGCTTTTGTATCCGCAGCTTTGATTTTTGCCCTTTCGCGGCTGGACGGCCCGGCTGTTCCCAGTCTCCACTCCCTGTTTTTTTTCACGAGAGACCTGTACCACACAATGCTCCAAGCTGCAGTCACATTGACAAGTTGGAGTCATTTGCGCCAAAAGCCGCAACACCAAAACACCATTATCAGAGACGCGAAGAAATTGTGCGTGAAGCATTAATGCCAATTTCCCCCTATGAGTCCTTAAACCCCATGAAGACAGTGCAATCTTTGAAACTTGATCAGAGCTAAATAACTACTGCCTGGCTACTGCCCGGCAGAGGGCTGAATTACTCCCGCGATCGATACGGTTTTGAGATGTTTGCGTCAACCCTTTTCTGCCCGGCCGGGTCAGTTCTCTTTTTCTTGACGAAAAGTGGCCGGCCAGAGATTTTGGAAAAACAGTTGGCCAACGCGGCATAGCTTGGCCCCAGACAGCTTAAAATACGCCTTAGAAAGGGGATATAGACATGCTATCAACCAGGGACGCGATCCAGAAACTGCTGGACAAAGAACAGAGGACCCTGCAGATGGGCGGCGCCAAAGCCGTGGAAAAACAGAAAGCGGGAGGCAAACTGACCGCCCGCGAACGGCTCGATCTGTTGTTCGATCCCGGCACTTTCCGGGAACTGGACATGTTTGTGCGGCACCGCTGCGACAACTTTGGCATGGAGAAAACCGAGATCGCCTCAGACGGTGTGATCACCGGCCACGGCCTGGTGGACGGGCGTCCGGTGTTCGCTTTCTCGCAGGATTTCACCTCGCGGGGCGGTTCCCTGGGCGAGATGCACGCCGCCAAGATCTGCAAGGTGATGGACATGGCGCTGAAGAGCGGGGTTCCGCTGATCGGCATCCAGGACAGCGGCGGCGCCCGCATCCAGGAAGGCGTGGATTCCCTGAAGGGTTACGGCGAGATCTTTTACCGCAATTCCCGCGCCAGCGGCGTGATCCCCCAGATCACCGCGATCATGGGACCCTGCGCCGGCGGGGCGGTTTATTCCCCTGCCATGACGGATTTCGTGTTCATGGTGAAGCACACCAGCTTTATGTTCATCACCGGGCCGGACGTGATCCGCGCGGTAACCGGCGAGGAAACCACCCAGGAAGAGCTGGGCGGCGCCATGGCCCACAATTCCAAGAGCGGCAACGCCCATTTCGCCTGTGAGAACGACGCCGACGCCATCGAGCAGATCAAGATCCTGCTCTCCTACCTGCCAGCCAACAACATGGAGGACGCGCCCCGAACAGAGTGCGCGGACGATCCCTGGCGGCTCTGCCCCAATCTGGACACCATCATTCCGGACAGCCCCAAGGAAAGCTATTCCATGCACGAAGTGATCAAGACCGTGCTGGACGACGGCAACTTTTTCGAGCCGCACCTCTACTATGCCCAGAACATCATCGTGGGCTTCGGACGCCTGAACGGACGTGTGGTGGGGGTGGTGGCGAACCAGCCTAAAGTGCTGGCCGGCTGCCTGGATATCGACGCCTCGGACAAGGCCACCCGCTTCATCCGCTTCTGCGACGCCTTCAACATCCCTCTGCTCACCTTCGTGGACGTTCCCGGCTATCTGCCCGGCACGCAGCAAGAGCACAACGGCATCATCCGCCACGGCGCCAAGCTGCTGTGGTGCTATTCCGAGGCCACGGTGCCCAAACTGACGGTGGTCACCCGCAAGGACTACGGCGGCAGCTACATCGCCATGAGCAGCCGGCATCTGGGCGCGGACATGGTGTTTTCCTGGCCCGGCGCCGAGATCGCCGTGATGGGCGCCCAAGGCGCGGCCAACATCATCTTCCGCAAGGAGATAGAGGCTGCCGAGGACAAGGTGGCCAAACGCGCCGAGATGATCCAGATCTATGAAGAAGAGTTCAACAACCCCTACGTGGCGGCCTCGAGAGGCTATGTGGATGCCGTGATCCTGCCTTCCGAAACCCGCAAACGGCTGATCGACGCCCTGGAGATCCTCTCCAGCAAGAGCGAAAGCCTGCCGCCCAAAAAACACGGCAACATCCCGGCCTGAGAAAAGCCATGACAGACCGGAAAAAAGAACTCGCCGCCCTCGCCGGAGTGCTGGCCCTGATCTCCTCAGATGAGGCCATCTCCTATCCCCAGCGCCCGCTGGAAAACGCTCCCAGCGCCTGGCAGCATTACGGCCGCCAGCAAACGATGCTCTACCGCGAGCTCAGCCAACGCAGAATGATCAAAAGAAACAGATAGAAGGAGACACCATGCACAAACATGGCATCTTGGAATACAGCGCCATGCGCTATGAGGCCGACCGTCCCAAGGCGGCCAACCCGATCAAAATTCAGGACCTGTCGTTCCGCGACGGGCATCAATCCCTCTTCGCCACCCGCGGCCGCACCGAGGACCTGCTCCACGTGGCGGAGCTGATGGACCAGGTGGGCTTTTACTCCATGGAAGTTTGGGGCGGCGCCACTTTCGACTGCATGCACCGCTATCTGGGTGAGGACCCCTGGGAACGCATCCGCGCGCTGAAAAAACACATCAAGAACACGCCCTTTTCGATGCTGCTGCGCGGCCAGAACCTGGTGGGCTACCAAAACTACGCCGACGACGTGGTGGAGGCCTTCGTCCAGCGCGCCTGCGACAACGGGATCGACATCTTTCGCGTGTTCGACGCCCTCAACGATTTCCGCAATTTCCAGACCGCGGTGAGGATCATCCAAAAAAACCACAAACACTTCCAGGGCGCCATCTGCTACAGCCTCACGGAACAGCGGATGGGCGGCGACATCTACAACATCGAATATTACACCAAGAAAGCCAAACAGCTGGAAGAGATGGGTGCGGACACAGTCTGCATCAAGGACATGGCGGGCCTGGTGGCGCCCTACGACGCCTACGAGCTGATCAAAGCGCTCAAGGAAACCGTGAAAGTGCCGGTGCACCTGCACACCCACTTCACCAGTGGCATGGGCGATCTGGCGCTGTTCAAGGCCATCGAGGCCGGGGTGGACATCATCGACACCTGCGTGGGTCCCTACGCCTACCGCACCTCCCATCCGGCCGTGGAACCCTTTGTGAACGCGCTGTTGGGCACCAACCGCGACACCGGTTTCGACATCCGCCTGCTGAACAAGATCGGCAAGGAAATGGAAAAAGACATCCCCAAATACCTCCAGTTCGCCGACAACACCAAATTCAACATCATCGACACCGACGTGATCATCCACCAAACCCCGGGCGGCATGCTCTCAAACCTGGTGAACCAGCTGCGCCAGATGGACGCTTTGGACAGGCTGGATGACGTGTTCAAGGAGATCCCGAAAGTGCGTAAGGAACTGGGCCAGATCCCGCTGGTGACCCCCACCAGCCAGATCGTGGGCATCCAGGCCGTGAACAACGCCCTCTTTGACTCCAAGGACGGCGAATACGCCCGCATCACCGAACAGGTGAAAGACCTCTGCTTCGGCCTCTACGGCAAGACCACCCTGCCCATCGATCCCGAGGTGCAGAAAAAAGCGCTGAAAGGCTATCCCCGCGGCGAAAAACCCATCCACGTGCGCCCCGGCGATGTGATCGAGCCCGCTCTGGACCAGGTGAAGAAGGAAACCGAAGGCCTGGCCAAAGATCTGGACGACGCCCTCATCGTGGCGCTCTACAACCTCACCGGCAAGAAATTCCTGAAGATCAAATACGGCCTCGAGCCGCTTCCGGCCGAGATGAAAGCCACCACCCTGGAAGAGGTGAAGCGCCAGGAAGAGCTGTGCCAGAAGGCCAAAGCCGGCCTGCTGGTGGAGAAAAAGGAGCCGGTGGCCAAACCCGAAGGCCTGCGCCAGTTCGACGTCTTCATCGACGAAGAGCACTATCTGGTGGAGGTTTCCGAAAAAGGTGGCGCTCCGCGTGTGGTGCGTTCCGCTCCCGCCGCTCCACTGCAGGCTTCCAGGCCCGTGTCCCAAGCCGCTCCGGTTCAAGCGCCAACTCCCGCTCCCGCCGCTGCCAAAGCCGAACCCAAGCCGGCTCCGGCCTCTGCCGACGGCACCGCCATCCCCGCCCCCATGCCCGGCATGTTCGTGAAATATGAAAAACAGGTGGGCGACAAGGTGAAGATCGGCGAAACCCTGCTGGTGCTGGAGGCGATGAAGATGTACAACAACATCCCCAGCCCCGTGGCAGGCACGGTGGCGGCCACGCCTTTTTCCTCCGGCGACACGGTGGGCAAAGGCGACACCCTGATCGTAATCAAACCCGAATAGACGCCCTTCAAGGAGCCAAAATGCAGACCAAAAGCACGATCATGGACAAAGCCCAGATGGAACGCAGCGTCCATCGCATGGCGCATGAGATCATAGAACAGAACCGCGGCCTGGACAAGATCTGCCTGGTGGGCATCCGCAGCCGCGGCGTGCCCCTCGCGCAGAGGCTTTCAGAGTATCTGCGCCTGATCGAGGGCCAGGACATTCCCGTGGGCATCCTGGATATCACCCTCTACCGCGATGACCTTTCCACCATCTCGCACCAGCCCGTGATCCGCGGCTCGGAATTGGGCTTCGAGATCGAGGGCGCCGTCATCGTGCTGGTGGACGACGTGCTCTACACCGGCCGCACCGTGCGGGCCGCCATCGACGCCCTGCTGGATTTCGGCCGCCCCAAGCAGATCCAGCTGGCCGTGCTGATCGACCGCGGCCACCGCGAACTGCCCATCAAGGCCGACTACGTGGGCAAAAACGTGCCCACCTCCCGCGAGGAGATCATCAAGGTGGAATTCGAGGAAACCGATGGAGCCGATTCCGTCCGCATCGTTCTATCCTAAATACCAGGCCCGCTGGAAAAGCATCAGGAGCCTGCTCTGCGTGGGCCTGGATTCGGACGTCACCCAGCTGCCGGACTGTGTTTTGGGCGAGCCCAACCCCATCTGGGAATTCAACCGCCGCATCATCGATTCCACCGCGGACCACGCCTGCGCCTACAAGCCGAACCTGGCCTTCTATCTCAGCGACGGCCTCCGCGGCCTGGAAGCCCTTCAGCGCACGGTGGAGTATATACCAAAAGACATTCCCGTGATCCTGGACTGCAAGGTAGGCGACATCGGCAACACGATGGAGCAATACGCCGTCAGTTACTTCGACCGCATGGGCTTCGATGCCATCACCCTCAATCCGCTGATGGGTTCCGATGTTCTGAAGCCTGTTCTGAGGCGGCCTGGAGCCTTCGCCTTTGCGCTTGCCCTCACCTCGAATCCCTCCGCCGAGGAGTTCTTCCTCTCGGCCAAAATGGCCGGCAAGGTTTCCGGCTGGATCAATAATTATCCCCTGGAGCAGCTTGGAGCGGTGATCGGCGCCACCCAGGGGGGAGACCTGAAACGCATGCGGGAACAGCTGCCCGGCCGCGTCTTTCTCATCCCCGGCGTCGGCGCCCAGGGCGGAGACCTGGATTCGGTGCTCCAAAACGCCGTGGATTCCGCCGAAACGCCCAACATCCTGATCAATTCCTCGCGCGGGATCATTTTCCGCGAGAAAACGCCCCAGTTCGCCCAGGCGGCGGGATTGGCCGCGAAGGAACTGAA from Candidatus Cloacimonadota bacterium includes:
- a CDS encoding molybdopterin-dependent oxidoreductase; translation: MKKQPFHISGKLHLTGSSRFIADEAPLPGMLHAKFFYSPVAHAKILKLDVSEAASIPGVERVVTSADIPGANQIGHVIKDEPLFPEERIMYLGQPLAMVLSADATLAEDAAKLIRLEYEELPPLLEIDAADAKKEWYIPERKIECGDVAKALSEATFTLEGITGSSAQEHFYLESQRCRAIPGEGHTLTLFTATQSTMEVQEVLAHVLGIPAHHIIVDVPRLGGAFGGKERAATLWACLAGLGAFLTKRPVQVLLTREEDMRSTGKRHPFKSRWKVGFDATGRISALDVELLSNGGAYADLSVAILERALFHADNAYHIPNARFRGRACRTNLPPNTAFRGFGAPQGVFVIEAILERIARQLGLDPLELRQANAYRSGDLTPYGQPVRDSNLSELLDKLRRNSSYDKLKEEVRAFNASHEFHKQGLGIVPVKFGISFTTALLNQASALLWVYIDGSASLTTGGVEMGQEVSTKCALVVSRVLGLPLERIRVESNNSQRVGNASPTAASTGSDLNGNAARIAAEKVRDQLIPVVRELLGLRGVDCGVGEIRFEEGQVWCESDPDQRLVFAELVREAYNARVPLAAYGYYKTPGLHFDRERGQGNPFHYYVCGCALVQAEINLLSGEHQVLQTFIVHENGNSLSEPIDRGQIIGAFVQSAGWCTIEELPLDDRGRYLAVNPSTYKIPTVREIPQLLELEVVPAGAEYSSVFGSKATGEPPYIYGLAVWFAIQFAVWAVNPAAELRFPATPEAVLLALG
- a CDS encoding FAD binding domain-containing protein → MKDNSVDTLRDASGRAYSHNRVSFWLNGKPMLAEIAPAQTTMDFLHHTLQLHGTKCSCNEGDCGACTVVVASAREGKIFYEAVTSCLYNAAKLHGKHLITVEGLGTPEALHPIQQALLEHHGTQCGYCTPGFVMSLFALLATHAHPTEEEILFALEGNLCRCTGYESILEAARDLSQNHAPEQIVPSWCRAVEPEIFAFKAVMEACEQRGGPLRHCQNYLLPRSLEELAAITEERKDFTFITGGTDIMVQMNVQRKSFPLLIDLSAIGGLDFICFTRQGVRIGANVTYSMLLQSGIVKTDLPVLHELVKHIASTQIRNFATLAGNIANASPIGDTLPLMLALDASLELWSAAGERKIPLSEFYLDYRQTALRRGEILKAVLIPVPRRDVFVRALKAAKRKAVDISSVVTAVLIETRDEKVVNARLAAGGVAAVPKLSIKFLKAMHNMELQGLHAAEIADYVAAEFEPLTDVRGSREYRSKLLRNHVLAYLTEFLDGRRG
- a CDS encoding RNA polymerase sigma factor, yielding MIDLDAFVRTHERSLLNFALQLSRNEDDAYDLLQDTWLKCLTFQQLLSDLSEQKQRSWLFTVLKNRWLDICRHRKLERLSTPPTEAAAPSALPQYQLEHLLDKLPPLERDLVYQKYWLGCNSRQIARDKGIPEGTVRWRLKLGLDKLRTLIEQRDKEEKCLL
- a CDS encoding methylmalonyl-CoA carboxyltransferase; its protein translation is MLSTRDAIQKLLDKEQRTLQMGGAKAVEKQKAGGKLTARERLDLLFDPGTFRELDMFVRHRCDNFGMEKTEIASDGVITGHGLVDGRPVFAFSQDFTSRGGSLGEMHAAKICKVMDMALKSGVPLIGIQDSGGARIQEGVDSLKGYGEIFYRNSRASGVIPQITAIMGPCAGGAVYSPAMTDFVFMVKHTSFMFITGPDVIRAVTGEETTQEELGGAMAHNSKSGNAHFACENDADAIEQIKILLSYLPANNMEDAPRTECADDPWRLCPNLDTIIPDSPKESYSMHEVIKTVLDDGNFFEPHLYYAQNIIVGFGRLNGRVVGVVANQPKVLAGCLDIDASDKATRFIRFCDAFNIPLLTFVDVPGYLPGTQQEHNGIIRHGAKLLWCYSEATVPKLTVVTRKDYGGSYIAMSSRHLGADMVFSWPGAEIAVMGAQGAANIIFRKEIEAAEDKVAKRAEMIQIYEEEFNNPYVAASRGYVDAVILPSETRKRLIDALEILSSKSESLPPKKHGNIPA
- a CDS encoding pyruvate carboxylase subunit B codes for the protein MHKHGILEYSAMRYEADRPKAANPIKIQDLSFRDGHQSLFATRGRTEDLLHVAELMDQVGFYSMEVWGGATFDCMHRYLGEDPWERIRALKKHIKNTPFSMLLRGQNLVGYQNYADDVVEAFVQRACDNGIDIFRVFDALNDFRNFQTAVRIIQKNHKHFQGAICYSLTEQRMGGDIYNIEYYTKKAKQLEEMGADTVCIKDMAGLVAPYDAYELIKALKETVKVPVHLHTHFTSGMGDLALFKAIEAGVDIIDTCVGPYAYRTSHPAVEPFVNALLGTNRDTGFDIRLLNKIGKEMEKDIPKYLQFADNTKFNIIDTDVIIHQTPGGMLSNLVNQLRQMDALDRLDDVFKEIPKVRKELGQIPLVTPTSQIVGIQAVNNALFDSKDGEYARITEQVKDLCFGLYGKTTLPIDPEVQKKALKGYPRGEKPIHVRPGDVIEPALDQVKKETEGLAKDLDDALIVALYNLTGKKFLKIKYGLEPLPAEMKATTLEEVKRQEELCQKAKAGLLVEKKEPVAKPEGLRQFDVFIDEEHYLVEVSEKGGAPRVVRSAPAAPLQASRPVSQAAPVQAPTPAPAAAKAEPKPAPASADGTAIPAPMPGMFVKYEKQVGDKVKIGETLLVLEAMKMYNNIPSPVAGTVAATPFSSGDTVGKGDTLIVIKPE
- the pyrR gene encoding bifunctional pyr operon transcriptional regulator/uracil phosphoribosyltransferase PyrR, with the protein product MQTKSTIMDKAQMERSVHRMAHEIIEQNRGLDKICLVGIRSRGVPLAQRLSEYLRLIEGQDIPVGILDITLYRDDLSTISHQPVIRGSELGFEIEGAVIVLVDDVLYTGRTVRAAIDALLDFGRPKQIQLAVLIDRGHRELPIKADYVGKNVPTSREEIIKVEFEETDGADSVRIVLS
- the pyrF gene encoding orotidine-5'-phosphate decarboxylase produces the protein MEPIPSASFYPKYQARWKSIRSLLCVGLDSDVTQLPDCVLGEPNPIWEFNRRIIDSTADHACAYKPNLAFYLSDGLRGLEALQRTVEYIPKDIPVILDCKVGDIGNTMEQYAVSYFDRMGFDAITLNPLMGSDVLKPVLRRPGAFAFALALTSNPSAEEFFLSAKMAGKVSGWINNYPLEQLGAVIGATQGGDLKRMREQLPGRVFLIPGVGAQGGDLDSVLQNAVDSAETPNILINSSRGIIFREKTPQFAQAAGLAAKELKGLAIV